In Candidatus Bathyarchaeia archaeon, one DNA window encodes the following:
- a CDS encoding nucleoside phosphorylase produces the protein MHPVNFGGKQYHIACRKGDLAEYLLVPGDPDRVPKIASFWDSSREVSCHREFRSATGTYKGVPLSALSSGIGPACMAIVVNEAAAIGVHTFIRVGSCGAIQEEIKCGDLVISSAAVRLDGASNFYIMPEYPAAASYEVLMALIEAAETLGISTYHVGVTATTSDFYAGQNRLTKIQTAGLLSIFQKAGVLNFEMETATLFTLANLYGLRAGAVCAVYANRCTGEFKPGEGERDAIKVANEAVKVLHEWDKKKRLKGKKWLYPTLLQRNPF, from the coding sequence ATGCATCCCGTGAACTTTGGCGGAAAACAATATCACATTGCATGTAGGAAAGGCGACTTAGCCGAATACCTTCTTGTTCCAGGAGACCCGGACCGCGTTCCAAAGATAGCCAGTTTCTGGGATTCATCCCGGGAAGTCTCATGTCACCGCGAGTTCAGAAGCGCCACGGGCACTTATAAAGGGGTTCCATTATCTGCACTCTCAAGCGGGATCGGCCCTGCATGTATGGCAATAGTAGTTAACGAGGCGGCGGCCATAGGCGTTCATACTTTTATACGCGTCGGCAGTTGTGGAGCCATTCAAGAGGAAATTAAGTGTGGTGATCTTGTAATATCTTCTGCGGCGGTTCGCTTAGACGGCGCAAGCAACTTTTACATAATGCCCGAGTATCCGGCGGCTGCCAGCTATGAAGTTTTGATGGCCCTTATCGAAGCGGCGGAAACTTTGGGCATAAGCACCTACCATGTGGGGGTAACCGCCACCACGTCGGATTTCTACGCTGGTCAAAACAGGCTCACCAAGATACAAACAGCAGGACTCTTGTCGATTTTTCAAAAGGCGGGAGTGCTCAACTTTGAAATGGAAACAGCCACTCTTTTCACTTTAGCAAACCTCTATGGTTTGAGGGCTGGAGCAGTGTGCGCCGTATACGCCAACAGATGCACTGGCGAGTTCAAACCTGGAGAGGGTGAAAGAGACGCCATAAAAGTCGCAAATGAAGCCGTAAAAGTCCTGCATGAATGGGATAAAAAGAAACGCTTGAAAGGCAAAAAGTGGCTATACCCCACCCTTTTACAGCGCAACCCCTTTTAG
- a CDS encoding PhoU domain-containing protein produces MLNRVALVVNVGILRKLQRTPSGTFFVCLPKDWAERYGLKRGSVVAVSETSDGKLLIDPEYGAAPSPRTIVLRPGPYLSREIIGKYLLGFDIIRVEAKENISFETREAVKKTASRLIGLEIVEEDYSKIVLQCLLEPSSFPPEKILRRGYSIAAGMHRDVVNALVNGDIHMARSVIARDEEVNRLYFLLVRILRTIIQNPSLSEKLGVQPIECLDYRLAASLVETIGDECARAGFKVVELKGIKLTEAFKKLVVEFHTLLFEAHENALKAFFEGDIVLAEEVRGMRDRLEKALAAVEKSAKEQSLEAMPHILAAVSTLYQIYEHSVDIADLVMPKKLQI; encoded by the coding sequence TTGCTGAATCGCGTGGCTTTGGTGGTTAATGTGGGTATTCTCCGCAAGCTTCAAAGGACGCCGAGTGGCACTTTTTTCGTGTGTCTACCGAAGGATTGGGCTGAACGTTACGGATTGAAACGGGGATCTGTAGTCGCCGTGAGCGAAACCAGCGATGGCAAGCTTCTCATAGACCCTGAATATGGTGCGGCCCCTTCTCCACGCACCATTGTTTTGAGGCCTGGGCCCTATTTGAGCCGTGAGATTATTGGAAAGTATCTTTTGGGTTTTGACATTATCCGTGTGGAGGCAAAGGAGAATATTAGCTTTGAGACACGGGAAGCCGTTAAGAAAACAGCCAGCCGTCTAATTGGGTTAGAGATTGTTGAAGAGGATTATTCAAAGATTGTTTTGCAGTGCTTGCTTGAGCCCTCTAGTTTCCCCCCAGAGAAAATCCTTAGGAGAGGTTATTCTATTGCCGCTGGAATGCACAGGGACGTTGTCAATGCGCTGGTTAATGGAGATATTCACATGGCGAGGAGCGTGATTGCGAGGGATGAGGAAGTCAACCGGTTATATTTCCTCCTCGTTAGAATCCTAAGGACTATAATCCAAAACCCAAGCTTAAGCGAGAAACTCGGTGTGCAACCTATTGAATGCCTAGACTACCGTCTGGCCGCCAGCCTTGTTGAAACCATTGGTGATGAATGCGCCCGTGCCGGTTTTAAGGTGGTTGAATTGAAGGGGATAAAGCTTACTGAGGCCTTCAAGAAGCTGGTTGTTGAGTTTCACACGTTGCTCTTTGAAGCTCATGAAAATGCCCTAAAAGCCTTTTTTGAAGGGGACATCGTACTGGCGGAGGAGGTGCGAGGGATGAGGGACAGGCTTGAAAAGGCTTTGGCGGCAGTCGAGAAAAGCGCAAAAGAGCAAAGTCTAGAAGCCATGCCCCACATTCTCGCGGCGGTCTCAACGTTATACCAAATTTACGAGCACAGTGTGGATATAGCAGACTTGGTTATGCCAAAAAAGCTGCAAATCTAG
- a CDS encoding DUF429 domain-containing protein — translation MKDKIIMGIDLAGREANPTGIAIWRNRKVETSLVYTNNEILEILWRIKPTIVAIDAPFCLPKRGILRKADRDLIRRGYRVFPPGLSAMKALTLRASELNKLITEMGLKTIEVHPTSTRKALNMPTKDWKAIQTIFKSLGLEGIPENQILTPHEIDAITAALTAHLYLLNLTEAIGDNEEGFVIIPRKADWREIRI, via the coding sequence TTGAAAGACAAAATTATAATGGGTATAGATTTAGCTGGTAGAGAAGCCAACCCAACGGGCATAGCCATCTGGAGAAACAGAAAAGTGGAAACTTCCCTCGTTTACACAAACAACGAAATTCTCGAAATATTGTGGCGCATTAAGCCAACAATTGTGGCAATAGACGCCCCCTTTTGCCTTCCAAAAAGAGGAATACTAAGAAAAGCGGATAGAGACCTCATCAGAAGAGGTTACCGTGTCTTTCCCCCGGGTTTATCGGCCATGAAAGCCTTAACCCTTCGCGCTTCAGAGTTGAATAAGTTAATAACGGAAATGGGATTAAAGACAATCGAGGTACATCCCACATCAACAAGAAAAGCGCTAAACATGCCAACAAAGGACTGGAAAGCTATACAAACAATCTTTAAAAGCCTAGGACTGGAAGGAATACCCGAAAATCAAATCCTTACACCCCATGAAATAGACGCCATAACCGCAGCGTTAACAGCACACCTATACCTACTGAACCTAACAGAGGCCATAGGTGATAACGAAGAGGGCTTCGTCATAATCCCGAGAAAGGCCGATTGGCGGGAAATAAGGATATGA
- a CDS encoding DNA-directed DNA polymerase II small subunit yields the protein MNSSIERLQKAVELTIAAGYQLNKDAFDFLSMLAATEDPVEIISKALKKVDTLKEKPLFIERKFLEEFVKKPEPARESLLIQEVTLTSARLEQRQILEGKRAFRPFAKEVEAAINIIDDPGSKVCSSGSIEDYVEYFRDRFKRIEKLLRQRIDVRGAASIIDALKAPPNTKLKIIGMITEKKETKQKILLTIEDLQASATVLVPQNAPNELLDKARTLLLDQVVCISITKTRGDLLIAEDIILPDIAPKNQNRAPYPIYAVLTSDLHVGSVKFQKEAFNRFVLWLNGKYGNEEMREIASHVKYVLIAGDIVDGIGVYPNQVKELAMKDIYGQYKLAAKFLEQIPDYIEVVVIPGNHDAPRKALPQPPISEEFLEPLQESREIYSVGNPCTLSLHKVEVLLYHGRSLDDIVSTVPGMDYTRPEKAMTLLLQCRHLAPVYGGKNPISPEPKDRLVIEHVPDIFHAGHIHTLGYTSYRNVLVINSGCWQEQTEYMKRLGLVPTTSMVPVVNLQTFEVKVLSFA from the coding sequence ATGAATAGCTCTATAGAGAGATTGCAAAAGGCTGTTGAACTGACAATTGCAGCAGGCTATCAACTAAACAAAGACGCCTTTGACTTTCTAAGCATGCTAGCCGCAACAGAAGATCCAGTTGAAATTATAAGCAAAGCCTTGAAAAAAGTCGACACCTTAAAAGAGAAACCATTATTTATTGAGAGAAAATTCCTCGAAGAATTTGTAAAAAAGCCGGAACCTGCAAGGGAATCCCTACTCATACAAGAAGTAACATTAACATCTGCCCGGCTTGAGCAAAGGCAAATTTTAGAGGGAAAGAGGGCTTTCCGCCCCTTTGCAAAGGAAGTAGAGGCAGCCATCAACATAATTGATGACCCGGGAAGCAAAGTTTGCTCAAGCGGTTCAATAGAAGATTATGTAGAATATTTTCGAGATCGCTTTAAGCGCATAGAAAAACTGCTCCGACAGAGAATAGACGTTAGAGGGGCAGCCTCAATAATTGATGCCTTGAAAGCCCCGCCCAACACAAAACTCAAAATCATTGGCATGATTACCGAGAAGAAAGAAACTAAACAGAAAATTCTCTTAACAATTGAAGATCTGCAAGCAAGCGCCACGGTGCTTGTGCCACAAAACGCGCCTAACGAACTGTTGGATAAAGCGAGAACCTTGTTGCTGGATCAGGTTGTATGTATAAGTATTACAAAAACCAGAGGAGACTTACTAATCGCTGAAGATATCATACTGCCGGACATAGCACCGAAAAATCAGAACAGAGCGCCCTATCCAATTTACGCCGTTCTCACTTCTGACCTACACGTGGGCAGCGTTAAATTCCAGAAGGAGGCCTTTAACAGATTCGTCTTGTGGCTAAATGGCAAGTATGGAAACGAGGAAATGCGGGAAATAGCAAGCCACGTAAAGTATGTCTTAATAGCCGGGGACATTGTCGATGGAATAGGCGTTTACCCCAACCAAGTAAAAGAGCTAGCTATGAAAGACATTTATGGGCAATATAAGCTCGCGGCGAAATTCTTGGAGCAAATACCCGATTACATAGAAGTGGTGGTAATACCCGGAAATCATGATGCCCCGAGAAAAGCCTTACCTCAACCACCGATATCGGAGGAATTTCTAGAGCCATTACAGGAATCAAGAGAAATCTACTCCGTTGGAAACCCGTGCACCTTAAGCCTTCACAAAGTTGAAGTCCTCCTGTATCACGGAAGAAGCCTCGACGACATTGTCTCAACGGTTCCCGGAATGGACTACACTCGTCCAGAAAAGGCTATGACACTACTACTACAATGTCGTCATCTGGCACCGGTCTATGGGGGAAAGAACCCGATTTCCCCAGAGCCTAAGGATCGTCTAGTCATAGAACATGTGCCGGATATATTCCATGCAGGACATATACACACGCTTGGATACACCAGCTACCGCAATGTTTTGGTCATTAATTCCGGATGCTGGCAGGAACAAACAGAATACATGAAACGTTTAGGCCTCGTTCCCACAACAAGCATGGTTCCAGTGGTGAACCTACAAACATTTGAAGTTAAGGTTCTATCCTTTGCCTAA
- a CDS encoding ORC1-type DNA replication protein has protein sequence MSNSNILDEVFDRFFNITSIFKDREVLRHDYLPERLPHREEQIRRIGEIVAPVLKGARCSNIFVYGKTGTGKTAVTKYVLSKLEAKAREVGSPVSFCYVNCRLAGTEYRVLASLCNSLQLSVPFTGLSVGEVFERFKKSLDASKRIMIIALDEVDALVKLRSDVLLYELTRINETLSRSKVSLIGISNDLRLKEFLDPRVFSSLSEEEIVFRPYDASELKTILAERAQMAFREGALSDSALSLCAALAAAEHGDARRALDLLRVAGEVAERKGAKVVTEEHVREAEKLIEHNRVVEAVANLTLHSKLVMLSVFHLVRANGYKATTGEIYEVYTELCGELGVTPLTQRRVSALVNELDALGLINAQITSMGRYGRTKKIRLEVTRTLIKEAFSGDSRLGRLIEYEPRCLSQDGRV, from the coding sequence ATGAGCAATTCAAACATCCTCGACGAAGTGTTTGACAGATTCTTCAATATCACGAGTATTTTTAAGGATAGGGAAGTCCTTCGTCATGATTATCTACCCGAAAGGCTACCTCACCGTGAAGAGCAAATAAGACGTATTGGAGAAATTGTGGCGCCTGTTCTGAAGGGGGCAAGATGCTCCAACATTTTTGTTTATGGAAAAACTGGGACAGGCAAGACGGCGGTCACCAAATATGTTCTATCAAAGTTGGAGGCGAAGGCAAGGGAGGTTGGTTCCCCTGTGAGTTTTTGCTATGTAAACTGTCGTCTAGCTGGAACCGAGTATAGGGTTTTAGCATCTCTATGCAATAGCTTGCAGTTGTCTGTGCCCTTTACCGGTTTGTCTGTGGGCGAAGTTTTTGAGAGGTTCAAGAAAAGTTTGGATGCATCAAAAAGAATAATGATTATTGCTTTGGATGAAGTAGATGCATTAGTCAAGTTGCGAAGCGACGTCCTTCTCTACGAGCTCACAAGAATTAACGAGACATTGTCGCGAAGTAAAGTTTCACTTATTGGTATATCTAACGATTTACGCCTAAAGGAGTTTCTTGATCCCAGGGTTTTCAGTTCTCTAAGCGAGGAAGAAATTGTTTTCAGGCCTTATGATGCAAGTGAACTCAAAACCATATTGGCGGAACGGGCTCAAATGGCATTCCGCGAAGGCGCTTTAAGTGATAGTGCCCTGAGTCTATGTGCGGCCTTGGCCGCCGCTGAGCATGGTGATGCCCGCAGGGCTTTAGATCTGCTTAGAGTTGCGGGGGAGGTTGCCGAGCGGAAGGGTGCGAAAGTTGTCACGGAAGAACATGTAAGGGAGGCTGAAAAACTCATAGAACACAATCGTGTTGTTGAGGCTGTGGCAAATCTTACGTTGCACTCTAAGCTAGTAATGCTAAGCGTGTTCCATCTTGTCAGGGCGAATGGCTATAAGGCTACAACCGGCGAAATATATGAGGTTTACACGGAGCTTTGCGGCGAATTAGGTGTCACTCCACTAACCCAAAGGAGGGTCAGCGCGTTAGTTAATGAGCTTGACGCTTTAGGGCTGATTAATGCACAAATTACAAGCATGGGCAGGTATGGCAGGACAAAGAAAATTCGACTCGAAGTTACCCGCACTCTTATCAAAGAAGCTTTTTCGGGCGACTCCAGGCTCGGGCGATTGATTGAATATGAACCGCGGTGTCTCTCCCAAGATGGACGTGTGTGA